A stretch of Lactuca sativa cultivar Salinas chromosome 6, Lsat_Salinas_v11, whole genome shotgun sequence DNA encodes these proteins:
- the LOC111880422 gene encoding LOW QUALITY PROTEIN: G-type lectin S-receptor-like serine/threonine-protein kinase B120 (The sequence of the model RefSeq protein was modified relative to this genomic sequence to represent the inferred CDS: substituted 1 base at 1 genomic stop codon), with the protein MTRSAIDDNSSLSISDCFVKCWNDCTCVGFNSSNINGTGCVIWTGSNNFLVNPRDNSTLNYVINQNPITPNTGNKTEKSKNWVWILIGVVIPLFFLCFGILWYIKKRKRKXKENEKRKRDEYFLELTASESFKDIHQLENNGGKGNDLFLFSIASIMAATDDFSVENKLGQGGFGPVYKGRLSDGREIAIKRLSRTSGQGLVEFKNELVLIAKLQHTNLVRVLGCCIHGEEKMLIYEYMPNKSLDFFLFDETRKAELDWHKRFDIIEGIAQALLYLHKYSRMRVIHRDLKASNILLDESMNPKISDFGMVRIFKQNETEAITNRVVATYGYISPEYAMEGTFSIKSDIFSFGVLILEIVSGRRNSSFVYLDRTFNLIGYAWELWQQGDTLELKDPTLGNTFVVQQFLRAVHVALLCVQESAVDRPTTSDMISMLLNDAIPLATPNRPAFIITARMESELKSTSDENKAKDCSINNMTITVVEGR; encoded by the exons ATGACAAGAAGTGCTATTGATGACAACTCGAGTTTAAGTATTAGTGATTGTTTTGTTAAGTGTTGGAATGATTGCACTTGTGTAGGGTTTAATAGTAGTAACATTAATGGAACTGGCTGTGTTATTTGGACTGGAAGCAATAACTTTTTGGTTAATCCTCGTGATAACTCTACTTTAAACTATGTGATCAACCAAAATCCAATCACTCCAAATACAG GTAACAAAACAGAAAAGAGCAAGAATTGGGTATGGATACTAATTGGCGTTGTCATTCCTCTCTTTTTCCTATGTTTTGGCATTTTATGGTATATAAAGAAGAGAAAGCGTAAATAGAAAG AAAATGAGAAACGAAAGAGAGATGAGTATTTCCTGGAGTTGACAGCTTCTGAAAGCTTCAAGGATATACATCAGCTTGAAAACAATGGTGGGAAAGGAAATGACTTGTTTTTATTTAGCATTGCCTCTATCATGGCTGCCACCGATGATTTCTCAGTTGAGAATAAGCTCGGACAAGGTGGTTTTGGACCTGTTTacaag GGAAGACTAAGTGATGGACGAGAAATTGCAATCAAAAGGCTTTCAAGAACATCAGGGCAAGGGcttgtggaattcaagaatgaactAGTACTCATTGCTAAACTCCAGCATACAAATCTTGTTCGGGTTCTTGGTTGTTGCATTCATGGTGAAGAAAAGATGTTAATATACGAATATATGCCTAACAAAAGCTTAGATTTCTTTCTCTTTG ATGAAACTAGAAAGGCAGAGTTGGATTGGCATAAACGATTCGACATAATTGAAGGAATTGCTCAAGCGTTGTTATACCTGCATAAGTACTCACGAATGAGAGTTATTCATCGAGATCTAAAAGCTAGCAACATTCTTTTAGATGAAAGTATGAACCCCAAGATTTCTGATTTTGGTATGGTAAGGATATTCAAGCAGAATGAGACCGAGGCAATCACTAACAGGGTGGTTGCAACATA TGGCTATATATCTCCTGAGTATGCAATGGAAGGGACTTTCTCTATCAAGTCTGATATCTTCAGCTTTGGAGTCTTGATCTTGGAAATCGTCAGTGGAAGAAGAAATAGCAGCTTTGTTTATCTTGACCGGACTTTCAATCTTATTGGATAT GCATGGGAGTTATGGCAACAAGGGGATACATTGGAATTGAAGGATCCTACATTGGGAAATACTTTTGTTGTACAACAATTCTTGAGGGCTGTTCATGTTGCCCTTCTATGTGTACAAGAGAGTGCAGTCGATAGGCCAACAACATCTGATATGATCTCCATGCTTCTTAATGATGCCATACCGTTAGCCACTCCAAATAGGCCAGCATTCATCATCACTGCCAGAATGGAATCAGAGTTGAAGTCAACTTCGGATGAAAATAAAGCAAAAGATTGCTCTATAAACAATATGACAATCACTGTTGTAGAGGGTCGATAG